One Caenibius sp. WL genomic window, CGCCGGTGATGACGCTGTTTTCGAGCCGCCCGAAAACCCCCAGGCCGACCTTTTCGCCCAGAAGATCCTTGGGCAGACCGGCGATCAGCTTGCCGGGGAACACCTGCCCCAGCGCGCCATAGAGGCCTTCCTTGTTGCTCAGTTCGAACGCGGCCAGCCGTTCGTTATCGTGGCGGGCCAGGAACGCGCCTTTCCAGTCGGTCCAGGTCCCTTTGCCCACCAGCCGCAGCGAAAGATCCTTCTTCGCCCCGGCCATTTCGGCCAGCAACCCGCCCGCAGGCGCGTGATAATCGAGATCGGCCTGGAACCGGTCGCGTTCGGGAAACGCGTCGAGCAGCGCATGGATACGGTCCGAACCGCCCAGCTTGCCGTCCACTTTCAGATAGGCGCGGCGATCCTGTTTCAGCGCTTCGGCATAGAGATCGACCCGCCGCCTTTCGCCCAGCACCTCTTCGGCGACAATGAAGTTTTCGAGCCGGAACTTGTCCACCCGGATATCGAAATCGGGCAGCCACGGCGCATCGGGATCGCCCGGTTTCAATTCGGGCACGCGCAGCAAAGTGCCGCGCCGCGCGGTCAGCTCGCGAATATCCAGCCCGCTGAAGAACCAGTTGAACGGTCGCCAGTCCAGATCGGCCTCCGGCACGGTGACGAACGCCCCTTTCGGGTCCGACAACGTCAGCTTGCGCAGTGTCAACCGGCTGTAGAGCGAACCTTCGATCCGCCCGATCTTGATCCGCAGGCCGTTTTCCGGCTGCAACGCGGCGATCCGGTCGGCCACGAACCGATGGCCGATGGGCGTGTCGAGCAACAGCGCCGACACCAGCATCGCGCCCACCACCAGTGCGACGATGCGCGTCGTCCAGTAGCGCCAGAGCGACCGGCGGCGCGGCGGCGGCGCGGTTTCTTCCTCCGGAATTTCGGCGGACGTGGCGTCGTTCATCAGAAAGCCTGCCCCAGACCGACATAGACCGCCACGGGCGGATCGCCCTTGCGGCGATTGAGCGGTGTGGCCACGTCGAGCCGGATCGGCCCGAAGCTGGTGTTGTAGCGCACACCGATGCCCGCGCCGAATTGCAGCCCGCTCAGGCTCGGCGTGGCATCGCGGCCCACAGCGCCGGCGTCGATGAACGGAACCACCGACAGCGCCCCGCCGAACATGCCGGTCTTCACCCGCGCTTCGAGCGAGAATTCAACCAGCGAACGCCCGCCGCTCGGATCGTTCTCATCGTTGCGCGGACCGACCCCCTGATAGCTGTAGCCCCGCACCGATCCGCCACCGCCCGCGTAGAGCCGCCGGGACAGCGCGATATTGTCCACCGGGGTGCCGAAGATCGAAGCGACCTTGGCCCGGCCCGCCAGCACCGTCTTGCTGCCGATGGAGAAATAGCCGCTCATATCCACCTGCGTGCGGATGTAAGTGGATTTCTGCTTGGACTGCACCGAAATCTCCGGCGAAACGCGCGCGTTGATCCGGAAGCCCTTCGTCGGATCGAGCAGGCTGTCGCTGGTGTCGATACCGATGCCCAGCGGTAGAGCGCCGATGAAATAGGTCATCCGGCCATCAGACGCGTTGGGCGCCTTTTCATCGGTGGCAAGGATTTCGAACCCGGCGCTCCAGGTGAACGGCTTCTGGAACAGCAGCGTGCTGACGCGTTCGTACGTGCCCGTGACAGAGGCCGTGCGCGCATCGTAGGCATCGCGCTTGATCGTGGTCACATAGGCGTCCAACGTCAGAATCCGGTCACGCCCGAGGAAATTGTTCCGGCGGAACGTCACCCCGGCAAGCTGTTCGCGCGTGCCCGCCACACCCCGGACCCGCAGCGAGCCTTCGGGCGGGAACAGGTTGCGGTGTTCCCAACTCGCCTCGGCGCGGAAACCTTCGCCCGTGCCATAGCCCACCGCGCCGGAAATCGTCCGCAGCGGGGCCTTGGTCAGCCCGACATCCATGTCCACCACGCCCGGTTCGGTGCCGTTGGGGGCCTGCGTTTCGCGCGGGGTGATAGTGATAGTGGAAACGAGCCCGGTGGCGACGATGGCGCTGCGCAGGTCCATCTCGTCGCTGCGGCGGTAGATTTCGCCCGGCTTGAACCGCGCGATGCGTTGCAGATGGCGGCTGGAAAGGAATTTCGGGTCATCGCTGTTGATCGCGCCGAAACGATACTTCCCGCCATGCGTGACCGGCAGAGTCAGATCGCCTTCCTGGCGGTCATGATCGATCAGCAGATCGGGTTCGCCGATCTTGGCGAACGGATAGCCGTTTTCGCCCAGCGCCTTGTCCAGATCGGCGTTTTCCTCAACGATCTTGTCGGCCAGCACCGGATCGCCCGGCCAGATTTCGTAAGCCTTGCGCAGAGCGTCGTGATCGGGCGCCAGCGCCAGATCGCCGAGCGCGATCGCACCGAAGCGGTACTGTTTGCCCGGAATGATATCGAAGCGGACTTCCGGTTCCTGCTTGGCCTTGCCGTTCTCCCCACCCTTGACCGCGCGCAGCACGCGCCCGTCGTAATAGCCGTAAGTGCGCAGCAATTCCTCCAGCAGGTCCTCATCCTCACGCGCGCGGGCGGCGACCTGGGCCAGATTGTCGTCACTGTCCGACAGGCTTTCGACGCTCGACAGGCTTTCGAACCGTTCGGCGAACTTCTTGTGCATCGGAAATTCGGCTTCGTCGCGCGGGAAGACAAGCAGCAGATTGTCCGACAACCGCACTTCCCGGCCCCGCCGCACCCGGTTGAACGGTTCGAACGCTTCGGCCGCCAGCGCCGCTTCGGGCTCGGGCTCCAGCGGTTCGGGCCGGGCGAGTTCGGTTTCATCCGGCCAGGGCAGCGTGACTTCGGGCAGTTCCGCCAGCGGCGCATTCACATCGAGCGACGGCGCTTCGGCCTGCTGCTGGGCCGCGCCGCTCGCCGCGTCGGTCTGCACGGCCCAGGCTTCGGGATTGGCGACGGCGCTGTCGGGAATGAGGTCTTCCAGCCGCGCAGGCGGCGTGGCCGGCAGAACGGGCGCGGGCGGAGCGGCGACCGGGGGGGCGGTCGTCGGGGTGGGCACGGATTCGGGTGCGGGCTCGGGCGCGGTCTGGGCCAGCGCGGGAATCGGCGCGGCCGACAGCGCCAGCACGGCCAGCAACCGGCGCCGGAAAGCGCGCCCCGCGGCGCGTTTAGACCTGATACTGGTCCTGCCTGCCGGGAACCCCGTCTTTCCCGCTGCCATCGACAGTAAAGGCAGTGTTCCGGCCTGATGTGGCAGTCTGGGCGATAAGGCGGCCTTGTTCATCCGGATCAAAACGTTCCCACCCATTCGGGCCCAGTTTCTCCAAAGGGCGGTAACGGATCTTGTATTGCATCCGGGCTGAACCATCGACCCAATAGCCGAGATAGACATAGGGGAGTCCAGCTTCGACGGCCCTGCGGATGTGGTCAAGGATAATAAAGTTACCAAGTCCTGTTCGCGCCTCATGATCCGGGTCGTAAAAACTGTATATCATGGACAGTCCATCGCCCTGCCTGTCGGTCAGACAGGCGCCGATCAACCGGCCAGGCCCCCTTCTATCGGAAGGCTCCCTGTATTCGATGACATAGCTCGTCACCGGTGTATGCTCGACCATATCGGCGAAATCGATCTCGTCCATCGATGCCATGCCCCCGCCGGGATGACGTGCGGCAAGATAACGCTGTAACAAGTCGAACTGTTCCGAAGTCGCCCACGGACGGCATTCGGAAACCACGATATCGGCATTCTGGCGGAGGATTCGCCGCTGGGTGGCCGAGCCGCGAAACTCCCCCGCGATCACCCGGACGGAAACGCAGGCATGGCAATTGGCGCAGCTTGGCCGGTAAGCCACCGTCTGGCTGCGGCGGAACCCGATACGGCCCAGCGCATCGTTCAGGGCATCCGCGTTTTCGCCGCGCAGTTCCGTGAACACCTTTCGTTCGTCCCGGCCCGGCAGATAGGGGCATGGGCCGGGGCTGGTGACGTAAAAGCGGGGAAAGCGGATCGGAGCCGTCACGAGACTGGAGATGTCCTCTGCTACGCTGCCATGCCAACGGGCGCTGGGCAGGCAATATGCCCGCCCCTTCCAAACGTTGAAAGAACCTTAACCACGATTTGCGGTCAAGGGCTTATATTTTGTCACCAGCCGCCCACCGGCAGGTGCGCGACCGGCGCGGCCCGCCGCGCTCAGTCGAGTTCGACCTGACTGACCGTATAACCCTTGCCGCGCAGGGCCTGGATCAGGGCGTTGAGCTGTTCGCGATCGCGCGCTTCGCATTCGATATCGGTCACCAGCCCCTTGGCGGGCAGATGGGTGAAAATCCGCTGATGCGAAATCTCGATGATATTGACGTTGTGCGCGTTGAATTCGTGCATCACGCGGTAGAGCGAGCCCGGCCGGTCCTGCAGGAAGATGCGCAGCCGCGCGAGGCGGCCCTGCCGGGCGAGATCGCGCAGCAGCACATTCGCCAGCAGGCGGGTATCGATATTGCCGCCCGACAGGATGATGCCGACATTCTTGCCCGCGAAAATCTCGCGGTTGTTCATCACAGCGGCCAGACCCGCGGCCCCCGCCCCTTCGACCACCGTCTTTTCGATCTGCAACAGCAGGGCGAGCGCGGTTTCGATGGACGCTTCGTCCACCAGCACGAGATCGTCGAGCAGATCGGCCAGCGCCACGGATGTCAACTGGCCGGGTTCGAACACCGCGATCCCTTCGGCCAGCGTATCCCCGCCGCAAGGCAGATTGGTGCCTTTGAGCCGGTTGTACATCGAGGGGAACAGTTCCGCTTCCACCCCGATCAGGCCGATCCCCGGCTTGATCGCCCGCGCGGTGACCCCCATGCCGGTGGCAAGGCCGCCGCCGCCGATAGGAATCGCCAGCACGTCAAGCTCGGGCACATCCTCCAGCATTTCGAGCGCGACCGTCCCCTGCCCCGCGGCGACCGTCGGATCGTCGAACGGGTGGACGAACGTCAGCCCCAGTTCCTTTTCCAGCTTGCGCGCATGGGCATAGGCCTGGTCGAAATTCTCGCCTTCCTGCACCACTTTGCCGCCCACGCTCTGCGTCTGCATCACTTTCACGTGGGGGGTGGTGCGCGGCATGACGATCGTCACCGGCACGCCCAGCCGGGTGCCGTGATAGGACAGGCCCTGCGAATGATTGCCCGCCGACGCCGCGATCACCCCGCGCTGGCGCTGTTCCTCGGTCAAGGCCAGCAGAGCGTTCAGCGCGCCCCGTTCCTTGTAAGCGGCGGTGAACTGCTGGTTTTCGAACTTCAGCCAGATGTTCGCCCCGGTAATCTCCGACAGCGTGCGGCTGTGGAGCGTGGGCGTACGGATGATCGCGCCGTTGAGCCGGTCTGCGGCTGCGCGAACATCCTCGATCGTCAGGAGCGGCGCCTCGCCGGCCACCTGATGCAGGGCTGTGCTGTTTTCCATTGCCTGCGCGCCCTAGACGAAACTGCGGGCGAGGGAAACCACGTTTCATGCGGGGAAGCGGCAGGCAACGGGGCAATTCCGTCGCATTGGCCATTTGCATCGCGGCAAAAGGCGTTACACAGCGCCCCCATGTCTGACACGAAACGTATCGCATTTCTGGGTCTGGGTGTGATGGGCGGCCCGATGGCGCGCCATCTGCTGAACGCGGGCCACACCGTCACCGCCTACAACCGCACCGCCGCGCGCTCGGCCGCCTGGCTCGATGCCGCGGGCGGGCCCGGCAGGGCGCGGATCGCCCCCACCCCCCATGCCGCCGCGCAAGGCGCGGAGGTGGTGATAAGCTGCGTCGGCAACGACGATGATCTGGCCCAGGTCATGCGCGGGCCCGACGGGGCGCTGGCCGCGCTGGCGCCCGGCGCGCTGGTGATCGACCACACCACCGTTTCGGCACAGATCGCCCGCGATCTTGCCGGGGAATGCGCGGCGGGCGGGCTCCATTTCGTCGATGCCCCGGTATCGGGCGGGCAGGCGGGCGCGGAAAAAGGCGCGTTGTCGATCATGTGCGGCGGGACGAACGATGCTTTCGCCATGGCCGAGCCGGTGATGCGGGCCTATGGCGCGCGGATCGTCCACATCGGCGGCGCGGGCGCGGGGCAGACGGCCAAGATGGTCAACCAGATCAGCATCGCCGGGGTGCTTGCGGGCCTGTCCGAAGCGGTCCGTTTCGCCGATGCCGCCGGCCTCGACATGGACAAGGTCCTGCAGGCCATTTCCGGCGGCGCGGCGCAAAGCTGGCAGATGGAAAACCGCTGGGCGACCATGGCCGCCGATGAGTTCGATTTCGGCTTCGCGATCGACTGGATGCGCAAGGATCTCGGCTACGCGATCGAGGAAGCCAGGGCACTCGGCGTTTCGGTGCCGGTCACCGCGCTGGTCGACCAGTTCTATGGCGAAGTGCAGGCGCTCGGCGGGGGCCGTCAGGATACCAGCGCGCTGATCCGCCGCCTGCCGAAAGGGCATGGCTGATGCGGCGATTGGCGTTTCCCGCGCTGCTGCTCGGTGCGCTGGCGCTGCCCGCTGCCGCGCTGGCCGATACGCTGCTCGACAATGTGAACGGCGTGACGCTGGACGAAACCGGCAAGCAGGTGACATTCACCGGGCTGGTGTTCGATGCGGACGGCACAATCACGCAGGTGCTGCGCAGCGGCGACAAGCGGCCCAAAAAGATCGATGCGCGGCTCGATGGCGCGGGCCGTTTCGTGATGCCGGGAATTATCGATTCGCACGTTTCGCTGATGCGGATCGGCTATGCCGCGATGACCGGCGGGCGCGATGGCCTGCCCCCGCCCCGCCCGGAAGACCGCGACGTGGCCTTGCAGAAGGCGCAGCGTCTGCTGGCGGCGCAAGGGATAACGGCGGTGGCCGACATGGGCACGTCGATTGCGGACTGGCAGACCTATCGCCGCGCGGGCGATGCCAACACGCTGTATATCCGCATCATGGCCTATGCCGGCAGCGTGGACGATATGGTGCTGATCGGCGGCCCCGGCCCTTCGCCTTGGCTGTACAAGGATCGGCTGCGCTTCAACGGGCTCTATCTCAAGCCCGGCAAGCCCGTGCCGCGCGATCAGGCCGCCCCTGCGGCC contains:
- a CDS encoding arginyltransferase, encoding MTAPIRFPRFYVTSPGPCPYLPGRDERKVFTELRGENADALNDALGRIGFRRSQTVAYRPSCANCHACVSVRVIAGEFRGSATQRRILRQNADIVVSECRPWATSEQFDLLQRYLAARHPGGGMASMDEIDFADMVEHTPVTSYVIEYREPSDRRGPGRLIGACLTDRQGDGLSMIYSFYDPDHEARTGLGNFIILDHIRRAVEAGLPYVYLGYWVDGSARMQYKIRYRPLEKLGPNGWERFDPDEQGRLIAQTATSGRNTAFTVDGSGKDGVPGRQDQYQV
- a CDS encoding NAD(P)-dependent oxidoreductase; the encoded protein is MSDTKRIAFLGLGVMGGPMARHLLNAGHTVTAYNRTAARSAAWLDAAGGPGRARIAPTPHAAAQGAEVVISCVGNDDDLAQVMRGPDGALAALAPGALVIDHTTVSAQIARDLAGECAAGGLHFVDAPVSGGQAGAEKGALSIMCGGTNDAFAMAEPVMRAYGARIVHIGGAGAGQTAKMVNQISIAGVLAGLSEAVRFADAAGLDMDKVLQAISGGAAQSWQMENRWATMAADEFDFGFAIDWMRKDLGYAIEEARALGVSVPVTALVDQFYGEVQALGGGRQDTSALIRRLPKGHG
- a CDS encoding threonine ammonia-lyase is translated as MENSTALHQVAGEAPLLTIEDVRAAADRLNGAIIRTPTLHSRTLSEITGANIWLKFENQQFTAAYKERGALNALLALTEEQRQRGVIAASAGNHSQGLSYHGTRLGVPVTIVMPRTTPHVKVMQTQSVGGKVVQEGENFDQAYAHARKLEKELGLTFVHPFDDPTVAAGQGTVALEMLEDVPELDVLAIPIGGGGLATGMGVTARAIKPGIGLIGVEAELFPSMYNRLKGTNLPCGGDTLAEGIAVFEPGQLTSVALADLLDDLVLVDEASIETALALLLQIEKTVVEGAGAAGLAAVMNNREIFAGKNVGIILSGGNIDTRLLANVLLRDLARQGRLARLRIFLQDRPGSLYRVMHEFNAHNVNIIEISHQRIFTHLPAKGLVTDIECEARDREQLNALIQALRGKGYTVSQVELD
- a CDS encoding BamA/TamA family outer membrane protein; amino-acid sequence: MLALSAAPIPALAQTAPEPAPESVPTPTTAPPVAAPPAPVLPATPPARLEDLIPDSAVANPEAWAVQTDAASGAAQQQAEAPSLDVNAPLAELPEVTLPWPDETELARPEPLEPEPEAALAAEAFEPFNRVRRGREVRLSDNLLLVFPRDEAEFPMHKKFAERFESLSSVESLSDSDDNLAQVAARAREDEDLLEELLRTYGYYDGRVLRAVKGGENGKAKQEPEVRFDIIPGKQYRFGAIALGDLALAPDHDALRKAYEIWPGDPVLADKIVEENADLDKALGENGYPFAKIGEPDLLIDHDRQEGDLTLPVTHGGKYRFGAINSDDPKFLSSRHLQRIARFKPGEIYRRSDEMDLRSAIVATGLVSTITITPRETQAPNGTEPGVVDMDVGLTKAPLRTISGAVGYGTGEGFRAEASWEHRNLFPPEGSLRVRGVAGTREQLAGVTFRRNNFLGRDRILTLDAYVTTIKRDAYDARTASVTGTYERVSTLLFQKPFTWSAGFEILATDEKAPNASDGRMTYFIGALPLGIGIDTSDSLLDPTKGFRINARVSPEISVQSKQKSTYIRTQVDMSGYFSIGSKTVLAGRAKVASIFGTPVDNIALSRRLYAGGGGSVRGYSYQGVGPRNDENDPSGGRSLVEFSLEARVKTGMFGGALSVVPFIDAGAVGRDATPSLSGLQFGAGIGVRYNTSFGPIRLDVATPLNRRKGDPPVAVYVGLGQAF